A section of the Mesorhizobium loti genome encodes:
- the phnH gene encoding phosphonate C-P lyase system protein PhnH, translated as MDIAAQSIEGGFADPVFNAQTVFRAIMDAMARPGSVQALPVLARPPAPLSATSGAVALALCDNDTPLWLDPALHTSSAIGSWLGFHTGAPLANTPADAHFAFVATPAEMMALDGFAQGTQDYPDRSTTLILQVSDLASGAPLLLEGPGIETSAVIAPAQMPRHFIEQWKQNNKRFPRGVDIILATSQGIACLPRTTRIKTMEA; from the coding sequence ATGGATATCGCAGCACAATCGATCGAGGGCGGCTTCGCCGATCCGGTGTTCAACGCCCAGACCGTGTTCCGCGCAATCATGGATGCGATGGCGCGGCCAGGCAGCGTGCAGGCTTTGCCTGTCCTGGCCCGTCCGCCGGCGCCGCTCTCGGCAACGTCAGGCGCGGTGGCACTGGCGCTGTGCGACAACGACACGCCGCTCTGGCTCGACCCGGCCCTTCACACCTCCTCCGCGATCGGCTCCTGGCTTGGTTTCCACACCGGCGCGCCGCTCGCCAACACGCCGGCCGACGCGCATTTCGCGTTTGTCGCAACACCGGCCGAGATGATGGCGCTCGACGGCTTTGCGCAAGGCACGCAAGATTATCCCGACAGATCGACCACACTGATCCTCCAGGTCAGCGACCTCGCTTCAGGTGCGCCGCTCTTGCTTGAAGGCCCCGGCATCGAAACCAGCGCCGTGATCGCGCCGGCACAGATGCCGCGTCATTTCATCGAGCAGTGGAAGCAGAACAACAAGCGCTTTCCGCGCGGCGTCGACATCATCCTCGCCACATCGCAAGGCATAGCCTGCCTTCCGCGCACGACGCGTATCAAGACGATGGAGGCTTGA
- the phnG gene encoding phosphonate C-P lyase system protein PhnG gives MRGQEARDQAERKAAMATLAQSSGDDIVRLWNEAGLPSQAELLRGPETGLVTLRGRIGGGGAPFNVGEATVTRATVRLPSGQVGHCYALGRDKQKARLAAIADALWQDPASRAEVETRLIAPLRSALAAANEKRRAETAATKVDFFTMVRGED, from the coding sequence ATGCGAGGACAGGAAGCCCGCGACCAGGCCGAGCGCAAGGCCGCCATGGCGACTTTGGCGCAATCGAGCGGCGACGACATCGTCCGGCTCTGGAACGAGGCCGGCCTGCCCTCGCAGGCCGAACTGCTGCGTGGCCCCGAGACCGGCCTGGTGACGCTGCGCGGCCGTATCGGCGGCGGCGGTGCGCCCTTCAATGTCGGCGAGGCGACCGTCACCCGCGCCACCGTCCGGTTGCCGTCCGGTCAGGTCGGCCATTGCTACGCGCTTGGTCGCGACAAGCAGAAGGCAAGGCTGGCGGCAATAGCCGACGCGCTGTGGCAGGACCCTGCCAGCCGCGCCGAAGTCGAGACCAGGCTGATTGCGCCTCTGAGGTCGGCGCTTGCCGCTGCCAACGAAAAACGCCGCGCCGAGACGGCGGCAACGAAGGTGGATTTCTTCACCATGGTTCGCGGAGAGGACTGA
- the phnF gene encoding phosphonate metabolism transcriptional regulator PhnF — protein MTGRQEADSIERRSGVSLWRQIADRILQAIAAGDFAENAALPPEVALAERYGVNRHTVRSAISTLVQEGVLRAEQGRGTFVLSRKRLSYPIGARTRFSTGLQGQTSERHIVLLASSVEPASQRVAEGLGLARGAEVIRLETRGEADGRAVSRAAGWFDGRRFAGIDRVMAETGSVTASLARFGIDDYLRQSTVLSARHADAADLADLDLQPGAIVLVTVAVNVTPDGQPIQFSESRFPAERVELKLSAL, from the coding sequence ATGACCGGACGACAGGAAGCCGACAGTATCGAACGGCGCAGCGGCGTCTCGCTGTGGCGCCAGATTGCCGACAGGATCCTGCAGGCGATCGCCGCCGGGGATTTCGCCGAGAATGCCGCGCTGCCGCCGGAGGTGGCGCTCGCCGAGCGCTATGGCGTCAACCGTCACACGGTGCGCAGCGCCATATCAACGCTCGTGCAGGAAGGGGTGCTGCGGGCCGAGCAAGGGCGCGGCACCTTCGTCTTGTCGCGCAAGCGGCTGTCCTATCCGATCGGCGCGCGCACGCGCTTTTCAACAGGCCTGCAGGGGCAGACATCGGAACGGCATATCGTGCTGCTCGCTTCATCGGTCGAGCCCGCAAGCCAGCGTGTCGCCGAGGGTCTTGGGTTGGCCAGGGGTGCCGAGGTGATCCGGCTCGAGACACGCGGTGAAGCCGATGGACGGGCGGTGTCGCGTGCTGCCGGCTGGTTCGATGGCAGACGTTTCGCCGGCATCGACAGGGTGATGGCCGAGACCGGGTCTGTCACCGCGTCGCTGGCTCGTTTCGGGATAGACGATTATCTCCGGCAATCGACCGTGCTGTCGGCGCGCCATGCCGATGCCGCCGATCTTGCCGACCTGGACCTGCAACCGGGCGCTATCGTGCTGGTCACGGTGGCCGTCAACGTCACCCCGGACGGCCAGCCGATCCAGTTTTCCGAATCGCGGTTTCCGGCCGAGAGGGTGGAGTTGAAGCTGTCGGCGCTGTGA
- a CDS encoding zinc-binding alcohol dehydrogenase family protein produces MKAVVCRSPGELVLEDRPEPGAPPAGWALVAVSHVGICGTDYHIFEGKHPFLAYPRIMGHEVSGTIVETGEGVDLPVGEPVVINPYLSCGKCIACRHGKPNCCVRIEVLGVHRDGAMCEDILVPAQNLYPANGLSLADAAAVEFLAIGAHAVRRARADPGARTLVIGAGPIGLGTAIFARIAGLDVTLLDMSSERLAFAATELGFKTLDGSRGAAPDLVREATSGEGFDVVFDATGNTQSVQSAFAHVAHGGTLVLVSVVKDDIVFSDPEFHKREMTLIGSRNALRADFDHVAASIRNGAVPLAKLVTHRTTLGGTPRDLARWAHEKSGLIKAVIEVG; encoded by the coding sequence ATGAAAGCCGTCGTCTGCCGCTCGCCCGGCGAACTCGTCCTGGAAGACCGTCCCGAGCCTGGCGCGCCACCGGCCGGCTGGGCGCTGGTCGCCGTCAGCCATGTCGGCATCTGCGGCACCGACTACCACATCTTCGAGGGCAAGCACCCTTTCCTCGCGTACCCCCGCATCATGGGCCATGAGGTGTCGGGAACCATCGTCGAGACCGGCGAGGGTGTCGACCTTCCCGTTGGCGAGCCGGTCGTCATCAACCCCTACCTGTCCTGCGGCAAGTGCATCGCCTGCCGGCACGGCAAGCCGAACTGCTGCGTCAGGATCGAGGTGCTAGGCGTCCACCGCGACGGCGCCATGTGCGAAGATATTCTCGTCCCGGCGCAGAATCTCTATCCGGCCAATGGCCTGTCGCTGGCCGACGCCGCCGCCGTCGAATTCCTGGCCATCGGCGCGCACGCCGTGCGGCGCGCCCGCGCCGATCCCGGTGCCCGCACGCTGGTTATTGGCGCCGGCCCGATCGGGCTCGGCACCGCCATCTTCGCCCGCATCGCCGGGCTTGACGTGACCCTGCTTGACATGAGCAGCGAGAGGCTCGCCTTCGCCGCAACCGAACTCGGCTTCAAGACCCTTGATGGCTCGCGCGGCGCGGCGCCGGATCTGGTCAGGGAAGCGACATCAGGCGAAGGCTTCGACGTGGTCTTCGACGCCACCGGCAACACCCAATCGGTGCAGTCGGCCTTCGCCCATGTCGCCCATGGCGGGACGCTGGTGCTGGTCAGCGTCGTCAAGGACGACATCGTCTTTTCCGACCCTGAATTTCACAAGCGTGAAATGACGCTGATCGGCAGCCGCAACGCCTTGCGCGCCGACTTCGACCATGTCGCTGCCTCGATCCGCAATGGTGCCGTGCCATTGGCCAAGCTCGTCACACACCGCACCACACTCGGCGGCACCCCGCGCGATCTCGCCCGCTGGGCGCACGAGAAATCCGGCCTGATCAAGGCTGTGATCGAGGTGGGGTAG
- a CDS encoding ABC transporter permease, producing the protein MSTEAIPAEKPKRNYNALFGLTLLALLVLLWVILSLSTSSFASANNISNLLRQGSMIAILAVGQTFVIITGGIDLSVGAVVGFATVIAAMLINAGIPVFLAILITLLVGVAIGLFHGFGIVKMGLPPFIITLATLTSLRGIGLLMTNGNSISINNDAFQEFSRNSFLGVPNLFWMVILVGIPAYIFLHHSRWGRYLFSVGSNAEASRLSGVNVQRTIYMAYTLSGLCAAFVGVLLASRIGIGNPTQAEGWELQAIASSVIGGTSLFGAVGSVHGPLLGAFILATINNGANLLNVNAFWQRIITGALIIVIVYFDGLRRRGGK; encoded by the coding sequence ATGAGCACCGAGGCGATTCCTGCCGAAAAACCCAAGCGCAACTACAACGCCCTTTTCGGGCTGACGCTGCTGGCGCTGCTGGTACTGCTCTGGGTCATCCTGTCGCTGTCGACATCGAGCTTCGCCTCGGCCAACAACATCTCGAACCTTCTGCGTCAGGGTTCGATGATCGCCATCCTGGCGGTCGGTCAGACCTTCGTCATCATCACCGGCGGTATCGATCTGTCGGTCGGTGCCGTGGTCGGTTTTGCCACCGTCATCGCCGCGATGCTGATCAATGCCGGCATACCGGTTTTCCTCGCCATCCTGATCACGCTGCTGGTCGGCGTCGCTATCGGCCTGTTCCACGGCTTTGGCATCGTCAAGATGGGCCTGCCGCCCTTCATCATCACGTTGGCGACGTTGACCTCGCTGCGCGGCATCGGCCTTTTGATGACCAACGGCAATTCGATCTCCATCAACAACGATGCCTTCCAGGAATTCTCGCGCAACTCCTTCCTTGGCGTCCCCAATTTGTTCTGGATGGTGATCCTGGTCGGCATTCCGGCCTACATCTTCCTGCATCACAGCCGCTGGGGCCGCTATCTCTTCTCGGTCGGCTCCAACGCCGAGGCCTCGCGCCTTTCCGGCGTCAACGTCCAGCGCACCATCTACATGGCCTACACGCTGTCGGGCCTCTGCGCGGCCTTTGTCGGCGTGCTCCTGGCCTCGCGCATCGGCATCGGCAACCCGACCCAGGCGGAGGGCTGGGAGCTGCAGGCGATCGCGTCCTCGGTGATCGGCGGCACCTCGCTGTTCGGCGCTGTCGGCTCGGTGCACGGCCCGTTGCTCGGCGCGTTCATTCTCGCCACCATCAACAACGGCGCCAACCTGCTCAACGTCAACGCCTTCTGGCAGCGCATCATCACCGGCGCGCTGATCATCGTCATCGTCTATTTCGACGGTCTGCGCCGCCGCGGCGGTAAATAG